The Candidatus Hydrogenedentota bacterium region CACATCGGCTTCAACGAACCCCTGTCGGCCATGTATTCGCGAACCCGCGCCAAAGCGCTCACTCCGCAAACCATCGAACAAAACGCCCCCATGTTTCGAGACCCCGCCGATATGCCGAAACGCGCCATCACCATGGGTGTGGGGACAATCCTCGAATGCAAGCGATGTATCCTCCTTGCCACGGGCCGCGAGAAAGCCGAAGTCATCGCAAAAGCCGTCGAAGGCCCCGTCACCAGCATGATTTCCGCTTCCGCGCTTCAGCTTCATCCCCGTTGTTCGGTCATCATCGACGAGGAGGCCGCAACCTGCCTCGACAACCAGGAATACTACCGCTGGATCTTCGACAACGAACCCGAGTGGCAAGAGTTCCGCAAAATGTGATAGTACTTAAGGCGCAAAGGTGTGTCTGGTTTCATAACCCAAGGGGGATCGTCCCATGGCAGAAGATCTGAGCGTCCGATTCCGCGAAGCTTCCGAGGCCGTAAAGAACCTGTCTCAGGCGCCCGACAGCGAAACCATGCTCAAACTCTATGCCCTCTTCAAGCAGAGCACCGTCGGCGACAACACCGGCAAACGTCCGGGGATGATGGACTTCGTCGGCAAGGCCAAATACGACGCGTGGAAGGAACTGGAAGGCATCACCCCCGAAGAAGCGATGAACCGCTACATCGCCCTCGTCGACAGCCTCGTCGCCGCCGACAAAAAGTAGCGTCTGCCAATTCACGTCCGAGGTGCGCTATTGGGATCGGCTCACGCCGATCCCACCTCCTTGATCGCGCCCATGATTCCGTCAAGTTCTTTTGCGTTCATTACGCCGATTGTCATGGC contains the following coding sequences:
- a CDS encoding acyl-CoA-binding protein; translation: MAEDLSVRFREASEAVKNLSQAPDSETMLKLYALFKQSTVGDNTGKRPGMMDFVGKAKYDAWKELEGITPEEAMNRYIALVDSLVAADKK